A genomic segment from Tuwongella immobilis encodes:
- a CDS encoding tetratricopeptide repeat protein, producing MSTTTNSVPSGQAPRRIPKGYVPALGPKLKIILAIVFGSVAILGATGVYLAAISLLNWAQAPQTFTNPFTLWMFIGHSVVGVAAMVPFVLFGGVHLVTSRKRPNKRAVKLGMIVFALGLIVGITGLSLIQLEGLPQLPTGTVTRSIAYWLHILLPIAAIVGYVLHRQAGPDIQWKWGIAWASGVGVFVVAMIALHSQDPRKWYAVGSAEGEQYFHPSAARTSDGNFIPADVLMMDEYCMKCHQDVYNDHIHSAHKFSSFNNPPYLFSVRETRKVSLERDGNVKAARWCAGCHDPVPFFSGAFDNPNYDDVNDKTAHAGITCTACHAMTHVNSTKGNADYTIEEPEHYPLAFSDNPWLQWVNNQVIKAKPDFHKKTFLKPFHKTAEFCSTCHKVSLPVELNHYKDFLRGQNHYDSFLLSGVSGHGVRSFYYPPEAKVNCAECHMPLKPSMDFGSRDFDGTGIRKRHDHLFPGANTGLFELLKFTDRYKDRAAKFDESIRKNTDYLTGVDPEGKDKKLRIDLFGLKEGGSIDGKLIAPLRPTIPALKPGQTYLVEAVVRTLGVGHHFSQGTVDSNEIWVDFEAKVGDRVIARNGATGNPDDTGPVDPWAHFINVHMLDRNGNRIDRRNPQDIFTPLYDHQIPPGGAAVVHYQLDIPKDVQGEVQITARVRYRKFDYSYMKYVHGNQPVPKLPIVDMCSDKLALPIGDAPKPTVAASPIPAWQRWNDYGIGCLLEGGMGSKKGEFRQAEEAFRQLLNIGEKSAVGQGHLNMARVYLEEGRLQEAAQALTAAKQSDPAPPWWTIAWFAGLIDTENATEAADFEKAIATFESILDPNNQPTTRKFDFQKDYVVWNRLGTTLFKRSQLSPQGSAEEAGYLNRAIAAFNRVLTLDSEDLDAHYGLSQCYARLGLAALDLPTPTEIAGSPDIAELTAGAETLAKPDLAEDVLLAHIGRLVERVTQFGRLPNQADRPRLPVLGKLILAANGRFQTATTPTTRAALAHLLATLHRETHAIYRPDEHARARTTAAYRLKNPAANHAAEAIVIYPTTVEQKQAIVARQPRAAR from the coding sequence GTGTCAACCACCACCAACTCGGTGCCAAGCGGTCAGGCGCCGCGACGGATTCCGAAAGGATACGTCCCGGCATTGGGGCCGAAGTTAAAAATCATTCTCGCAATTGTCTTCGGATCTGTGGCGATTCTCGGGGCGACCGGCGTTTATCTGGCGGCAATCTCGCTGCTGAACTGGGCGCAGGCACCGCAGACGTTCACCAATCCGTTCACCTTATGGATGTTCATTGGCCATAGCGTCGTCGGGGTGGCGGCGATGGTGCCGTTCGTGTTGTTTGGCGGGGTACACCTCGTCACCTCACGAAAACGCCCGAACAAGCGTGCCGTCAAGTTGGGCATGATTGTCTTTGCACTGGGGCTGATTGTCGGCATCACCGGGCTTTCGCTGATTCAGCTCGAAGGGTTGCCGCAACTGCCGACCGGGACAGTCACCCGATCGATTGCCTATTGGCTGCACATTCTGCTGCCGATTGCCGCGATTGTCGGCTATGTCCTGCACCGACAAGCCGGCCCCGATATTCAGTGGAAGTGGGGCATCGCCTGGGCCAGCGGCGTGGGCGTGTTTGTGGTGGCGATGATTGCGCTACACAGTCAAGATCCGCGCAAATGGTACGCGGTTGGTTCTGCCGAGGGGGAGCAGTATTTCCACCCCAGCGCGGCCCGAACCAGCGATGGCAACTTCATTCCGGCAGACGTCCTAATGATGGACGAATACTGCATGAAGTGCCATCAAGATGTCTACAACGACCATATCCACTCCGCGCACAAATTCAGCTCGTTCAACAATCCGCCCTATCTGTTCAGCGTGCGCGAAACCCGCAAAGTTTCGCTCGAACGCGATGGCAATGTGAAGGCGGCGCGCTGGTGTGCGGGTTGTCACGATCCGGTACCGTTCTTTAGCGGCGCATTTGACAATCCGAATTACGATGATGTCAACGATAAGACTGCGCATGCCGGCATTACATGCACCGCTTGCCACGCGATGACCCACGTCAACAGCACGAAGGGGAACGCAGATTACACCATCGAAGAACCAGAACATTACCCGTTGGCGTTCAGCGATAATCCCTGGCTGCAATGGGTGAACAATCAAGTCATCAAAGCGAAGCCGGATTTTCACAAGAAGACGTTCCTGAAGCCGTTCCACAAGACGGCGGAATTCTGCTCGACCTGCCATAAGGTGAGTCTGCCAGTGGAGTTGAATCACTACAAAGACTTCCTCCGCGGTCAGAATCACTACGATTCGTTCCTGCTTTCGGGTGTATCCGGGCATGGGGTGCGGTCGTTCTACTATCCGCCGGAAGCGAAGGTCAATTGTGCCGAGTGCCACATGCCGTTGAAGCCGTCGATGGACTTCGGCAGCCGCGATTTCGATGGCACGGGCATTCGCAAACGCCACGATCACTTATTCCCCGGTGCGAATACCGGATTGTTTGAACTGCTCAAATTCACCGATCGCTACAAAGATCGGGCTGCCAAGTTCGATGAATCGATCCGCAAAAACACCGATTACCTCACCGGCGTCGATCCCGAAGGCAAAGATAAGAAGCTGCGGATTGATCTGTTCGGCCTGAAAGAAGGCGGCAGCATTGACGGCAAGTTGATCGCCCCGCTTCGGCCGACGATTCCCGCCCTGAAACCGGGACAAACCTACCTGGTGGAGGCGGTGGTTCGCACCTTGGGCGTCGGTCACCACTTCTCGCAAGGAACCGTCGATTCCAACGAGATTTGGGTCGATTTCGAGGCGAAAGTCGGGGATCGGGTAATCGCCCGCAACGGGGCGACGGGGAATCCCGACGATACCGGTCCGGTGGATCCGTGGGCGCACTTCATCAATGTGCATATGCTCGATCGCAACGGAAATCGAATCGATCGACGCAATCCGCAGGATATCTTCACGCCTCTGTACGATCATCAAATTCCGCCGGGTGGCGCTGCCGTGGTCCACTACCAACTCGACATTCCGAAGGATGTTCAAGGGGAAGTGCAGATTACGGCCCGCGTGCGCTATCGGAAGTTCGATTACAGCTACATGAAATATGTGCACGGCAATCAGCCGGTGCCGAAACTGCCGATTGTCGATATGTGTTCGGACAAACTAGCGTTGCCGATTGGCGATGCACCGAAGCCGACCGTGGCCGCCTCCCCGATCCCAGCATGGCAACGCTGGAACGATTACGGCATCGGCTGTCTGCTGGAAGGAGGCATGGGCAGCAAGAAAGGTGAATTCCGGCAAGCGGAAGAAGCCTTCCGACAACTCCTGAACATCGGGGAGAAGTCCGCCGTCGGCCAAGGCCATCTCAACATGGCGCGGGTCTATCTGGAGGAAGGCCGACTGCAAGAAGCCGCCCAAGCGTTGACCGCCGCCAAACAGTCCGATCCCGCCCCGCCGTGGTGGACCATCGCCTGGTTTGCGGGATTGATCGACACCGAAAACGCCACCGAAGCCGCCGACTTTGAGAAAGCGATTGCAACCTTCGAATCGATTCTCGATCCGAATAATCAGCCGACGACACGGAAGTTCGATTTCCAAAAGGACTACGTCGTTTGGAATCGACTGGGCACCACGCTGTTCAAACGCAGCCAGTTGTCCCCACAGGGGTCGGCCGAAGAAGCGGGGTATCTGAATCGAGCCATCGCGGCATTCAATCGGGTACTGACATTGGATTCGGAAGATCTGGATGCGCACTACGGGTTGAGCCAATGCTATGCCCGGCTTGGACTTGCGGCATTGGATCTGCCGACACCGACGGAGATCGCCGGTTCACCGGACATCGCGGAACTCACCGCCGGGGCCGAGACGCTGGCGAAGCCGGACTTGGCCGAGGATGTGCTGCTCGCCCACATTGGTCGCTTAGTCGAACGAGTAACGCAGTTTGGTCGGCTGCCGAATCAGGCGGATCGTCCACGCTTGCCAGTACTCGGGAAGCTGATTCTGGCGGCGAATGGTCGCTTCCAGACGGCAACGACACCGACCACCCGGGCAGCGCTGGCCCACTTGCTGGCGACGCTGCATCGGGAGACGCACGCAATCTATCGGCCCGATGAGCATGCCCGTGCCCGAACGACGGCGGCGTATCGGCTGAAGAACCCGGCGGCCAACCACGCCGCCGAAGCGATCGTCATTTATCCGACGACCGTGGAACAAAAACAGGCGATTGTTGCTCGCCAGCCTCGAGCGGCGCGGTAA
- a CDS encoding CRTAC1 family protein has product MTESNRPRWALPLIGAALVLVGVGGWVAYRNFFSGPPVTNPVPVIESPNVREAIAVPKIRWTDITESSGIRFRHTNGAQGQKLLPETMGSGVAVLDFDNDGKPDLLFVNSRNWPGIADKGAAPTCELYRNLGDGKFEDVTHDSGLAIPIYGMGATAGDYDNDGWTDLLITAMGGSRLFRNEPGAAGKRKFVDVTIEAGLPAPMWPNEPYPAFLDRTAAMTFPSSATFFDYDRDGKLDLLIAQYITWAPAIDRSIDAKLTGVGRAYVPPTQFEGSQCLLYRNRDGKRFEDVSDASGIRVTEREGADRNARTRNVGKSLGVIVCDPNDDGWPDVVVANDTVRNFLFQNSPGDATTPRKFNEIGLLSGVAYAEGRARGGMGIDYGEFRPGRCAVIIANFANEPNTFLCVDNPKRMIFSDAALAVGLAGPSRGPLKFGTCFFDFDLDGRLDLITANGHLEPEISQVQQSQTYPQSAQLFWNTGGNPRLYEPVTANDAGADLFKPIVGRGAAFADLDSDGDLDVILTANNGPPLVLRNDLPKGQHSVRLRLIGDGKTSNRSAIGAMVTLEAGGTTQKRTVVAGRGYLSQSELELTFGLGKIDKIDRITVSWPGSPDLKPEVWSNLPVDQLHRLEQGQAKP; this is encoded by the coding sequence ATGACTGAATCGAATCGTCCACGTTGGGCGCTTCCCCTGATCGGGGCGGCACTGGTACTTGTCGGCGTCGGTGGCTGGGTGGCATACCGCAACTTCTTCAGCGGTCCACCTGTCACCAACCCGGTGCCGGTGATTGAGTCTCCCAACGTGCGCGAGGCGATTGCCGTTCCGAAAATCCGCTGGACCGACATCACCGAATCCAGCGGAATTCGCTTCCGTCACACCAACGGAGCGCAAGGGCAGAAGCTGCTGCCGGAAACCATGGGTTCCGGAGTGGCGGTGCTCGACTTCGACAACGATGGCAAGCCCGATCTGCTGTTTGTCAATTCCCGCAACTGGCCCGGCATCGCCGACAAAGGTGCCGCCCCCACCTGCGAACTCTACCGCAATCTCGGTGACGGCAAATTCGAAGATGTCACCCACGATTCCGGGCTCGCGATTCCGATTTACGGAATGGGTGCGACGGCTGGCGACTATGATAACGATGGCTGGACCGATCTGCTGATTACCGCGATGGGCGGATCGCGACTGTTTCGCAATGAACCGGGCGCCGCCGGGAAACGCAAATTTGTCGATGTCACCATCGAAGCCGGACTTCCTGCCCCGATGTGGCCCAATGAACCGTACCCGGCGTTTCTTGATCGCACGGCGGCGATGACGTTCCCGAGTTCGGCGACGTTCTTCGATTACGACCGCGATGGCAAACTCGACTTGCTGATTGCCCAATACATCACCTGGGCACCTGCGATTGATCGTTCGATTGACGCCAAACTCACGGGCGTGGGTCGGGCCTATGTCCCGCCGACGCAGTTTGAGGGGTCCCAATGTCTGCTGTATCGCAATCGCGATGGCAAACGATTTGAGGATGTCTCTGACGCATCGGGAATCCGCGTCACGGAACGCGAAGGGGCGGATCGCAATGCCCGCACACGGAACGTCGGCAAATCGCTGGGCGTGATTGTCTGCGATCCCAACGACGATGGTTGGCCTGATGTGGTGGTTGCCAACGACACGGTGCGGAATTTTCTGTTCCAGAATTCTCCCGGCGATGCGACGACTCCACGAAAGTTCAACGAAATCGGCCTGCTCTCCGGGGTGGCCTATGCGGAAGGGCGTGCGCGAGGCGGCATGGGCATCGATTATGGCGAGTTTCGGCCCGGTCGCTGTGCCGTCATCATCGCCAATTTTGCCAACGAACCCAACACGTTTCTCTGTGTGGATAATCCGAAGCGGATGATCTTTTCCGATGCGGCGCTGGCGGTGGGGCTGGCCGGGCCGAGTCGTGGACCTCTGAAGTTCGGCACCTGCTTTTTTGACTTCGATTTGGACGGTCGGCTGGATCTGATTACCGCGAATGGCCACCTGGAGCCGGAAATCTCGCAGGTGCAGCAAAGCCAAACCTACCCGCAATCGGCGCAACTCTTCTGGAATACGGGGGGCAATCCCCGGCTGTATGAACCGGTGACCGCCAACGATGCCGGCGCGGATCTGTTCAAACCGATCGTCGGTCGAGGGGCCGCGTTCGCAGATCTTGATTCGGACGGCGATCTGGACGTGATTCTGACCGCGAATAATGGCCCGCCGCTGGTGCTTCGCAACGATTTGCCCAAGGGGCAGCATTCGGTGCGTTTGCGGCTCATCGGCGATGGCAAGACCAGCAATCGCTCGGCAATCGGTGCGATGGTCACGCTCGAAGCCGGCGGAACCACCCAGAAGCGCACGGTGGTCGCCGGTCGCGGCTACCTGTCGCAATCCGAGTTGGAATTGACCTTCGGGCTGGGGAAAATTGACAAAATCGATCGAATTACCGTCAGTTGGCCTGGCTCGCCGGACTTGAAGCCGGAAGTTTGGTCCAATTTGCCCGTCGATCAACTCCACCGCTTGGAACAAGGGCAAGCCAAACCGTGA
- a CDS encoding NHL repeat-containing protein produces MTQRVPIRVMVLLGLLAGILGCGTGPRAAPDAIWGERGVLDGMLARPRAITIDAQDRLYVVDFTARIQVFDLDGNYRGPTWTTPDFRNGRPSGLGTTRDGNLIVCDSHYHCLRIYSPSGELLDTFGGQAGSRPGEFGYISDAVQDADGFIYLSEFDPNHRISKLDASGKFVATWGRPGIEPGEFSRLRALALGPDGLLYAADACNHRIQVFTKDGQLVRIFGGSGSEPGQLQYPYDLAFDAEGMLIVAEYGNHRVQRFSPTGESLGIWGSRGRQPGQLANPWALAVDRFGRVHIVDTENHRVQRIRF; encoded by the coding sequence GTGACGCAGCGCGTGCCGATCCGCGTGATGGTGTTGCTGGGGCTGCTCGCGGGCATCCTCGGTTGCGGCACCGGACCGCGCGCCGCTCCCGACGCAATTTGGGGCGAGCGCGGCGTGTTGGATGGTATGCTCGCCCGGCCCCGCGCCATCACCATCGATGCGCAGGATCGTCTCTATGTGGTCGATTTCACGGCCCGCATTCAAGTCTTCGACCTCGACGGCAATTATCGCGGCCCTACCTGGACGACTCCGGACTTTCGCAACGGTCGCCCCAGCGGATTGGGCACCACGCGAGACGGCAATCTGATTGTCTGCGATTCGCATTATCACTGCCTCCGCATCTATTCGCCCTCTGGGGAACTGCTCGATACCTTCGGCGGGCAAGCGGGATCGCGTCCCGGAGAATTCGGGTACATTTCCGATGCCGTGCAAGATGCCGATGGGTTCATCTATTTGTCGGAATTTGATCCCAATCATCGCATTAGCAAGTTAGACGCCAGCGGAAAATTCGTCGCGACTTGGGGCCGCCCCGGAATCGAACCCGGCGAATTTAGCCGATTGCGGGCTTTGGCGCTTGGTCCGGACGGGCTGCTGTACGCCGCCGATGCCTGCAATCACCGCATCCAGGTCTTCACCAAAGATGGCCAACTGGTGCGAATCTTTGGCGGTTCCGGTAGCGAGCCCGGCCAACTGCAATACCCCTACGATTTGGCGTTCGACGCCGAGGGAATGCTCATCGTCGCAGAATACGGCAATCACCGGGTGCAGCGTTTCTCCCCGACCGGCGAGAGTTTGGGAATCTGGGGCAGTCGGGGCCGACAGCCCGGGCAGTTGGCCAACCCCTGGGCATTGGCGGTGGATCGCTTCGGTCGCGTGCATATTGTGGATACCGAGAATCATCGGGTGCAACGGATTCGCTTCTGA
- a CDS encoding vWA domain-containing protein: protein MDWMTRLVSEFAVPLLATLSLLGLLIVRVVRTSRAALLRPGIAPILFVGIATAAVMLVGSLTISPFWGRRITLISLGGIGLLLVALLLTRRWSKGLMLGLSIGLLLGSTGWATPSIQAGINESGRMLRSLQVVHPLWLVALAVLPWMIWISRKSLAGLGPIRSKLALATRIAVTTLLILALAELRLSRTSENTTVLYLVDRSYSVPQEISPQQATVAGEPIDLRWQRIQEFLNESVQQRGLAHRNDASGAILFARRPRLVLPPSPVDRLLVNDAMAGTIDLNYTDIASALKLALASFPEGTGKRIVLLSDGNENLGNAEEQAQLAKQNGIEIDTITLASGIRNESEVLVEAVEAPPLSATGVRLPPIRVLIRNTSPNRTVDGNLELLQLRDGIERPIPIIDSAGVIDSKATPPRVRLRPGLNSFRFRDPIPPDDKSGEGTSFSYRAIFQPLESAPEAGGKITVGLPGDRYQNNRAGTHVVLRGKRRVLFLEATPAGPGGFTHQHLIDTLRRAKLTVVPLSVDRLPSNRAELTVFLADFDCVVIANVPSELLSKDQQDVIRANTGDQGCGLVVVGGPESYGAGGYQDTPIEKALPVDCQIKAIKAAGKGGLVLIMHASEMADGNRWQKEIAKLAIKKLSPVDMVGMLYYGFNTQWHIPFQTVGEDRDRLLAMVDRMTPGDMPDFDPGLQMAFETLSDPQYDLATRHVMIISDGDPTLGVNGTKVLNAMPDFKITCTTVGVATHGPASSASLETIAKTTKGRFYNVTDPAKLPAIYIREARRVSQSFLYEQRFAPKLVLRSGPSENLPGELPALYGFIRTSMKASPLAEMLIEGPRVIDQRFPILATWQYGLGRSVAFTSDARSLPPKIAGWDRDWAASDLYLKHWEQSVNWAMRGVETGKLSMISEYRDGRVRVTVTARDEQNRAMTGLKLRGGVTLPNSPPDGKPITLDFQQKAGGVYEAEFPAEEAGSYFLNAQALDETGKPLDSVRSGTTIPYSPEFADLESNPVLLRRLSDITGGRHFEERETTLRQLASSGELYRKPPEATRSTQPIWFWLVFAAGLGLLMDVGIRRIAIEPAEVAAWSQRIWTRLRTKRQDTEPASLDRLAEVKAQVGEVLERKRASRRFEPSEAPATTLGPPPGADELPTQAPSPSRPAPLPPPVAPPTNADTNEDPFERLKRAKRRAPIDRNRTDDPPTSPPSGE from the coding sequence ATGGACTGGATGACTCGCCTCGTGTCCGAATTCGCCGTGCCGCTCCTGGCGACGCTGTCGTTGCTGGGGCTGCTGATCGTCCGCGTGGTCCGCACCAGTCGCGCTGCCCTGCTCCGCCCTGGTATCGCCCCGATTCTGTTCGTGGGAATCGCCACCGCCGCCGTCATGCTGGTGGGTAGTCTCACGATTTCGCCGTTTTGGGGTCGGCGGATCACGCTGATTTCCCTGGGTGGAATCGGCCTGCTCCTCGTCGCCTTGCTGCTAACGCGACGCTGGTCGAAAGGTTTGATGCTTGGGCTGTCGATCGGCCTGTTGCTGGGCAGCACCGGATGGGCGACGCCGAGCATTCAAGCGGGCATCAACGAATCGGGCCGCATGCTTCGCAGCTTGCAAGTGGTGCATCCGCTGTGGCTCGTGGCGCTGGCGGTTCTGCCGTGGATGATCTGGATTAGCCGCAAAAGCCTCGCCGGTCTGGGGCCGATTCGCAGCAAACTCGCGCTGGCAACTCGCATCGCCGTAACTACCCTGCTGATTCTCGCACTCGCCGAATTGCGGCTATCACGAACCAGCGAAAACACCACGGTCTTATATTTGGTCGATCGCTCGTACAGCGTGCCGCAAGAAATCTCGCCGCAGCAAGCCACCGTTGCCGGTGAACCGATCGACTTGCGCTGGCAACGCATCCAAGAATTCCTGAACGAATCGGTGCAGCAACGCGGGTTGGCGCATCGCAATGATGCGTCGGGTGCGATTCTGTTTGCCCGTCGGCCGCGATTGGTGTTGCCGCCGTCGCCCGTGGATCGGCTGCTGGTCAATGATGCCATGGCGGGCACGATTGACCTGAATTACACCGACATTGCCAGCGCACTCAAGTTGGCACTTGCGTCATTCCCGGAAGGCACCGGCAAGCGGATTGTGCTGCTGAGCGACGGCAACGAGAATCTCGGCAACGCCGAGGAACAGGCACAACTGGCGAAACAAAACGGCATCGAAATCGATACGATCACGCTGGCTTCCGGCATTCGCAACGAGAGCGAAGTATTGGTCGAAGCTGTCGAAGCCCCACCGCTGAGCGCCACCGGAGTGCGATTGCCGCCGATTCGGGTGCTGATTCGCAACACCAGCCCCAACCGCACGGTCGATGGCAACTTGGAACTGCTGCAACTGCGGGATGGCATCGAGCGGCCGATTCCGATCATCGATAGCGCCGGGGTGATCGATTCCAAAGCGACACCGCCACGGGTTCGACTGCGACCGGGGCTGAATTCCTTCCGATTTCGGGATCCGATTCCGCCGGATGACAAATCCGGAGAAGGCACATCGTTCAGCTATCGTGCGATCTTTCAACCGCTGGAATCGGCTCCGGAAGCGGGCGGCAAAATCACCGTTGGTCTGCCCGGAGATCGCTATCAGAATAATCGTGCCGGCACGCATGTGGTGCTGCGTGGCAAGCGGCGGGTGCTGTTTCTGGAAGCCACTCCCGCCGGACCGGGTGGATTCACGCATCAGCATCTGATTGATACCCTGCGTCGAGCCAAACTCACGGTGGTTCCGTTGTCCGTCGATCGTCTCCCGTCGAATCGTGCGGAACTGACCGTCTTTTTGGCGGATTTCGATTGTGTGGTGATCGCCAACGTCCCTTCCGAATTGCTGAGCAAAGACCAGCAGGATGTCATTCGCGCCAACACCGGCGATCAAGGTTGTGGCTTGGTGGTGGTGGGCGGGCCGGAAAGTTACGGCGCGGGCGGCTACCAGGATACGCCCATCGAAAAAGCCCTCCCCGTCGATTGTCAAATCAAGGCGATCAAGGCGGCGGGCAAAGGCGGGCTGGTGCTGATTATGCACGCCAGTGAAATGGCGGATGGCAACCGTTGGCAGAAGGAAATCGCCAAACTCGCCATCAAAAAACTCAGTCCCGTCGATATGGTCGGCATGCTCTATTACGGGTTCAATACGCAGTGGCACATTCCGTTTCAGACCGTGGGCGAAGATCGGGATCGGCTGCTGGCGATGGTCGATCGCATGACGCCTGGCGATATGCCGGACTTCGATCCCGGCCTGCAAATGGCGTTCGAGACACTTTCCGACCCGCAATATGATCTTGCCACGCGGCATGTGATGATCATTTCCGATGGCGACCCGACGCTGGGTGTCAACGGCACGAAGGTGCTCAACGCCATGCCCGACTTCAAAATCACCTGCACGACGGTCGGCGTGGCCACCCACGGGCCGGCATCCAGTGCCTCGCTCGAAACCATCGCCAAAACGACCAAGGGCCGCTTCTACAATGTCACCGATCCAGCCAAACTCCCGGCCATTTACATTCGAGAAGCCCGGCGTGTGAGCCAATCGTTCCTCTACGAGCAACGCTTCGCCCCCAAGTTGGTGCTCCGCAGCGGCCCCAGCGAAAATCTGCCGGGGGAACTGCCCGCGCTCTACGGATTCATTCGCACCAGCATGAAAGCCTCGCCGTTGGCCGAAATGCTGATTGAAGGGCCGCGCGTCATCGATCAGCGATTCCCGATCTTGGCGACGTGGCAATATGGCCTGGGGCGATCGGTGGCGTTTACCAGCGATGCGCGAAGTCTGCCGCCCAAGATTGCCGGGTGGGACCGGGATTGGGCCGCATCGGATTTGTATTTGAAGCATTGGGAACAATCGGTCAACTGGGCGATGCGGGGTGTCGAGACCGGCAAACTCAGCATGATTTCCGAATATCGCGATGGTCGGGTGCGGGTGACGGTGACGGCACGGGATGAACAGAATCGGGCAATGACCGGATTGAAATTGCGTGGTGGCGTGACCCTGCCGAACTCCCCACCGGATGGCAAACCGATCACGCTGGATTTTCAGCAGAAAGCTGGCGGCGTGTATGAGGCGGAGTTCCCCGCCGAGGAAGCCGGGAGTTACTTCCTGAATGCGCAAGCTCTGGACGAAACGGGCAAGCCACTTGATAGTGTGCGATCGGGAACGACCATTCCCTATTCGCCGGAATTCGCCGATCTGGAGAGTAACCCGGTACTCCTGCGTCGATTGAGCGACATCACCGGCGGTCGCCATTTCGAGGAACGCGAAACGACGCTCCGGCAACTGGCGTCATCAGGCGAACTGTATCGCAAGCCGCCCGAAGCGACCCGTTCCACGCAGCCGATCTGGTTTTGGCTGGTGTTCGCCGCCGGACTGGGGCTGCTCATGGATGTGGGCATCCGCCGAATCGCCATTGAACCGGCCGAAGTCGCCGCGTGGAGCCAACGAATTTGGACCCGCTTGCGGACGAAACGCCAAGACACGGAACCGGCCAGCCTGGACCGTCTGGCGGAAGTCAAAGCCCAAGTCGGCGAAGTGCTGGAACGCAAGCGGGCGAGTCGTCGCTTTGAACCGAGCGAGGCTCCGGCAACGACGCTTGGCCCGCCCCCCGGCGCGGATGAGTTGCCGACGCAAGCGCCGAGTCCGAGTCGGCCTGCTCCGCTGCCCCCGCCGGTTGCGCCGCCCACGAATGCAGACACGAACGAAGATCCATTTGAACGCCTGAAACGCGCCAAACGTCGTGCGCCGATTGATCGCAATCGGACCGATGATCCCCCGACATCACCACCGAGCGGTGAATAA
- a CDS encoding AAA family ATPase translates to MSEVAPLPERAAEFRRRFHAVQEEIGKVVVGQPDIVSGVLTCLFVGGHCLLEGVPGLGKTLLVRTLAQVLDLEFNRIQFTPDLMPSDILGTNIITETESGGRAFQFQRGPIFAQIVLADEINRATPKTQSALLEAMQEHRVTIGGKMHQLEEPFFVLATQNPIEQEGTYPLPEAQLDRFLFKLIVPFVTREELATILDRTTRNDWVQPQKIMDGREIQQWQSLVREVLIAPAVQDYAIRLVLATHPESEFATEPTKRFLRCGASPRGAQTMILAAKVRALLAGRYNVSFDDLRSVYFPAMRHRVLLNFEAQAENLPPDQLLQQILALVPEKAELAAR, encoded by the coding sequence ATGAGCGAAGTTGCCCCGTTGCCGGAACGAGCCGCCGAATTTCGTCGCCGTTTCCACGCGGTTCAAGAAGAAATCGGCAAAGTGGTGGTGGGCCAGCCCGACATTGTCTCGGGGGTGCTGACCTGCTTGTTCGTCGGTGGGCACTGCCTGCTGGAAGGGGTGCCTGGCCTGGGGAAAACCCTGCTCGTGCGAACGCTGGCGCAAGTGTTGGATCTCGAATTCAACCGCATCCAATTCACGCCGGATCTCATGCCGTCGGATATTCTCGGTACCAACATCATCACCGAGACCGAATCTGGCGGGCGCGCGTTCCAATTTCAACGGGGGCCGATCTTTGCACAGATTGTGCTGGCCGACGAAATCAACCGCGCTACGCCGAAAACGCAATCCGCATTGCTCGAAGCCATGCAAGAGCATCGCGTCACCATCGGCGGCAAAATGCATCAACTGGAAGAACCGTTCTTCGTGTTGGCCACGCAGAATCCCATTGAACAGGAAGGCACCTATCCACTGCCCGAAGCGCAATTGGATCGCTTTTTGTTCAAATTGATTGTCCCATTCGTGACCCGCGAGGAACTGGCAACGATCCTCGATCGCACCACTCGCAACGATTGGGTCCAGCCGCAAAAGATCATGGATGGCCGGGAAATCCAACAGTGGCAATCGCTGGTGCGCGAAGTGCTGATTGCCCCAGCAGTGCAGGATTACGCCATTCGCCTCGTGTTGGCCACACACCCCGAAAGCGAATTCGCCACCGAGCCAACCAAGCGATTTCTGCGCTGTGGTGCTTCGCCGCGCGGAGCGCAAACCATGATCCTTGCCGCCAAGGTGCGGGCACTGCTGGCCGGTCGCTATAACGTCAGCTTTGATGACTTGCGTTCGGTCTACTTCCCAGCGATGCGCCATCGGGTGCTGCTCAATTTCGAAGCCCAAGCGGAGAATCTACCGCCCGATCAACTCCTGCAACAGATTCTGGCGCTGGTCCCCGAGAAGGCCGAACTCGCGGCCCGTTGA